From a region of the Pseudanabaena sp. ABRG5-3 genome:
- a CDS encoding ABC transporter permease: MSRYLHTLKLFWSTAIAAELEYRINFAIAAISSIGNLAGSLFGLFLFYRNGYTFAGWRWEEAMVVLGIFTILEGFSTTFLAPNLSKIVEHVQNGTLDFVLLKPISSQFWLSARVISPWGFPNLVFGFCILLYAGSKLGLALSNYLLTLIPLTFGFISLYSIWFMLGATSIWFVKIYNVTEVLRGLMEAGRYPMAAYPASYRFFFTFVVPIAFLTTVPAEALLGRGEAVWIIGASFLAIVLLYSSNKFWKFALRFYTSASS; the protein is encoded by the coding sequence ATGAGTAGATATCTACATACCCTTAAGCTGTTCTGGTCAACGGCGATCGCTGCTGAACTGGAATATCGAATTAATTTTGCGATCGCCGCCATCAGCAGTATTGGCAACTTAGCAGGCAGCTTGTTTGGGTTGTTTTTGTTTTACCGCAATGGTTACACCTTTGCGGGATGGCGATGGGAGGAGGCGATGGTTGTCCTTGGCATCTTCACGATCCTCGAAGGATTTTCGACCACATTTCTAGCCCCAAATCTCAGTAAAATCGTTGAGCATGTCCAGAACGGTACATTAGATTTTGTCCTATTAAAGCCAATCAGTAGCCAGTTTTGGCTATCAGCAAGGGTAATTTCGCCTTGGGGATTTCCTAACCTCGTTTTTGGCTTTTGTATTTTGCTCTATGCAGGCAGTAAGCTCGGTTTAGCACTTAGTAATTATCTGTTGACTTTAATTCCTCTCACCTTTGGTTTTATCAGCCTCTATAGCATTTGGTTTATGTTGGGGGCAACTAGTATCTGGTTTGTAAAAATTTATAACGTTACCGAGGTTCTGCGGGGGCTAATGGAGGCTGGCAGGTATCCGATGGCAGCTTATCCTGCTTCTTACCGTTTCTTTTTTACCTTCGTTGTCCCGATCGCTTTTTTGACTACTGTACCTGCGGAAGCTTTGCTAGGACGTGGTGAAGCAGTCTGGATTATTGGGGCTAGCTTTTTAGCGATCGTCTTGCTTTATTCTTCAAATAAATTCTGGAAATTTGCACTGAGATTTTATACAAGCGCTTCTAGCTAA
- a CDS encoding RNA recognition motif domain-containing protein has protein sequence MTIYVGNLSYQAAKDDLTSVFSDYGTVKRVQLPTDQETGRVRGFAFVDMEDDAQEEAAIAALNEAEWLGRTLRVNKAKPRGERTNDRPRGRGYA, from the coding sequence GTGACTATTTACGTTGGAAATTTGTCTTATCAAGCTGCTAAGGATGATTTGACAAGCGTTTTCTCAGACTACGGCACTGTAAAGCGTGTGCAATTGCCTACCGACCAAGAAACAGGTCGGGTTCGGGGCTTCGCCTTTGTGGATATGGAGGATGATGCTCAGGAAGAAGCTGCGATCGCTGCACTTAATGAGGCTGAATGGCTGGGACGTACCCTGCGCGTTAATAAGGCTAAGCCTCGTGGTGAACGTACTAACGATCGCCCTAGAGGTCGTGGCTACGCCTAG
- the secD gene encoding preprotein translocase subunit SecD — MNGRNQLLSLALIALTSSLGAWVSPLASQTPTPTLKSQGGIQITLQAKINPKLGINTITPQAMEQAKLVLERRISGLGIAEAVVTIGDHNQLLVKLPRFNAPNLAKRVIATTGQLDFRKQKKGTESELSAKLQVLQEAKLQREALKNSGDQKAIAENETIYKKSLEDLKSIFESTGLTGDMLKDAVASPLDRSSETWQIVLTFDAQGGDLFAKVTGEIAGTGRALGIFLDDQLISFPIVSPEFQGKGITGGRAIITGNFTLDSATELALQIRSGALPFPLEIIDSRSF; from the coding sequence ATGAATGGACGTAATCAGTTATTGTCTCTTGCCCTGATCGCCTTAACCTCTAGCTTAGGCGCTTGGGTTTCACCATTAGCCAGTCAAACACCAACGCCAACTTTAAAGTCCCAAGGTGGTATCCAAATTACATTGCAAGCAAAAATTAACCCCAAACTAGGGATTAACACAATTACACCGCAAGCTATGGAACAAGCCAAGCTGGTCTTAGAAAGGCGCATTAGTGGTTTAGGCATTGCTGAAGCAGTAGTTACGATTGGTGATCACAACCAGTTGCTTGTGAAGTTGCCAAGGTTTAATGCTCCTAATCTAGCTAAGAGAGTAATTGCTACAACTGGTCAGCTTGATTTTCGTAAGCAAAAGAAAGGTACGGAAAGTGAACTGAGCGCAAAACTACAGGTTCTACAGGAGGCGAAGCTTCAGCGCGAAGCTCTTAAAAATTCTGGTGATCAAAAGGCGATCGCTGAAAATGAAACTATATATAAAAAGAGCCTTGAAGATCTCAAGAGTATCTTTGAAAGTACAGGCTTAACGGGCGATATGCTCAAAGATGCTGTTGCATCACCACTTGATCGTAGTTCTGAGACTTGGCAAATTGTCCTAACTTTTGATGCTCAAGGTGGTGATTTATTTGCAAAAGTCACTGGCGAAATTGCTGGTACTGGTCGTGCCTTAGGCATTTTCTTAGACGATCAATTAATTAGTTTTCCAATCGTTAGTCCCGAATTTCAAGGAAAAGGCATTACAGGCGGGCGAGCCATCATTACAGGGAACTTTACTTTAGATTCCGCAACTGAATTAGCTTTGCAGATACGCTCAGGCGCATTGCCTTTTCCTCTTGAAATTATTGATTCC